A window of the Vigna angularis cultivar LongXiaoDou No.4 chromosome 3, ASM1680809v1, whole genome shotgun sequence genome harbors these coding sequences:
- the LOC108324987 gene encoding protein PSK SIMULATOR 1, protein MALETLLVKVKTAISNSFDSVPPKLLKKKPSFKSKPNVGVLAFEIAGVMSKLLHLWHSLSDATIVRIRNDAVNLEGVRKIISNDESFLLGLACAEFAESLRVVANSVTRLGVRCEDPNLRSFQRAFLEFADSGCDPKEWALPGPKEIESKLKKMERYVTLTAALYREMEELTVLESGFRKALIHADANNVGSKEQQKLYELQQKIFWQKQEVKDLKERSLWSRSFDSVVVLLVRFSFTVLARIKVVFGIGHRMPCLSRTLSTSATVYPSDQNPNDFVVSGLLEEESRFDEAVNEDVESGFFEANSKLLKPPESTLGASGLALHYANLIIVMEKMIKSPHLVGVDARDDLYGMLPRSIRWGLRGRLRGVGFCASDPVLAGEWRDALGRILGWLSPLAHNMIKWQNERSFEQHNLVAKTNVLLLQTLFFANKDKTEAAITELLVGLNYIWRFEREMTAKALFECANSNGLLFKLNKPANEI, encoded by the coding sequence ATGGCCCTCGAAACGCTCCTTGTCAAGGTCAAAACCGCCATATCAAATAGCTTCGACTCGGTTCCGCCCAAGCTGCTGAAGAAGAAACCCTCGTTCAAGTCCAAACCAAACGTCGGCGTGTTGGCGTTCGAGATCGCCGGCGTCATGTCGAAACTCCTCCATCTCTGGCACTCGCTGTCCGACGCCACCATCGTCCGCATCCGAAACGACGCCGTCAACCTCGAAGGCGTGAGGAAGATCATCTCTAACGACGAGTCCTTCCTCCTCGGACTCGCCTGCGCCGAGTTCGCCGAGTCGCTCCGTGTCGTGGCGAACTCGGTGACCCGACTCGGCGTGCGCTGCGAGGACCCCAACCTGCGCTCCTTCCAGCGGGCCTTCCTCGAGTTCGCGGACTCGGGCTGCGACCCAAAAGAGTGGGCCCTTCCGGGCCCAAAAGAAATCGAATCAAAGCTCAAGAAAATGGAGCGTTACGTGACGCTTACGGCAGCCCTCTACCGCGAAATGGAGGAGCTCACGGTTCTGGAAAGCGGCTTCAGAAAAGCTCTGATCCACGCTGACGCCAACAACGTTGGGAGTAAAGAGCAGCAAAAACTCTATGAACTTCAGCAGAAGATTTTCTGGCAGAAGCAAGAGGTGAAGGATCTCAAAGAAAGATCCCTGTGGAGTAGGAGCTTCGACAGCGTTGTCGTGCTCCTTGTAAGGTTCAGTTTCACTGTTTTAGCTAGGATTAAGGTTGTCTTCGGAATCGGTCACCGCATGCCTTGTCTGTCACGTACCTTATCTACTTCGGCCACTGTTTATCCATCTGATCAAAACCCTAATGATTTTGTTGTTTCTGGGTTATTAGAGGAAGAGTCAAGGTTTGATGAAGCGGTAAATGAAGATGTGGAAAGTGGGTTTTTTGAGGCCAACTCGAAGCTTCTTAAACCACCGGAGAGCACTTTGGGAGCTTCAGGTTTGGCTTTACACTATGCAAATTTGATAATAGTGATGGAGAAGATGATAAAGTCACCTCACTTGGTTGGAGTAGATGCAAGAGATGATTTATATGGTATGTTGCCGAGGAGCATAAGGTGGGGGTTGAGAGGGAGACTGAGAGGGGTGGGGTTTTGTGCTAGTGATCCTGTTCTTGCTGGAGAATGGAGAGACGCCTTGGGAAGGATATTGGGATGGCTATCACCTTTGGCACACAACATGATCAAATGGCAAAATGAGAGAAGCTTTGAACAACACAATTTGGTGGCCAAGACCAATGTATTGCTGTTACAGACTTTGTTCTTCGCCAACAAAGATAAGACTGAGGCTGCCATAACTGAACTTCTGGTGGGGTTGAACTATATTTGGAGGTTTGAGAGGGAAATGACTGCTAAGGCTTTGTTTGAATGCGCCAATTCTAATGGGCTTTTGTTCAAGTTGAATAAACCAGCTAATGAGATATGA
- the LOC108325044 gene encoding calmodulin-like protein 11 produces MTMTDVLSEEQIVDFKEAFGLFDKDGDGCITVEELATVIRSLDQNPTEEELQDMISEVDADGNGTIEFDEFLSLMAKKVKDTDAEEELKEAFKVFDKDQNGYISASELRHVMINLGEKLTDEEVEQMIKEADLDGDGQVNYDEFVKMMMTVR; encoded by the exons ATGACTATGACAGATGTCTTGAGTGAAGAACAGATTGTTGATTTTAAGGAGGCTTTTGGGTTGTTTGATAAAGATGGAGATG GCTGCATTACTGTGGAAGAACTGGCCACTGTCATTCGGTCATTGGATCAGAACCCCACAGAAGAAGAGCTCCAAGATATGATAAGTGAGGTCGATGCAGATGGCAATGGAACCATTGAATTTGACGAGTTTTTGAGCTTGATGGCCAAGAAAGTGAAA GACACTGATGCAGAAGAAGAGCTCAAAGAGGCTTTCAAGGTTTTTGACAAAGATCAAAATGGCTATATATCAGCTAGTGag TTGAGACACGTAATGATCAACCTAGGAGAAAAACTGACTGATGAGGAAGTGGAGCAGATGATTAAAGAAGCAGATTTGGACGGTGATGGCCAAGTTAACTATGATGAATTTGTCAAGATGATGATGACAGTTAGATGA